DNA from Agarivorans sp. Alg241-V36:
CTATCACACCGACTAACTAGCAGTTAGTCGGTGTTTCTGTTTTTAAGATTCTACATTTAGCAAACCTGATAAGTCAGCATTGATAATTTGTTTATCAGCGGTTTGGGCCGCAATGTTGAATAGCAACTTACTGGTTTGGTATTGGTGGCTCTAGCCACTAGATTGGGGCAGTTATGTCTGAGCAATTTTTCTACTTTTTTCAGCAGCTGGTTAATGGTTTAACCATTGGCAGCACCTACGCATTAATCGCCATTGGTTACACTATGGTGTATGGCATTATCGGCATGATTAACTTCGCTCACGGTGAAGTGTATATGATCGGTAGTTACGTGGCTTTTATCGTGCTGGCTGCATTGGCCTTAATGGGCCTAGATTCCTTACCTATTTTATTATTTGGTGCCTTTGCAATAAGCATCATTATTACCAGCGCCTATGGCTGGACCATTGAAAAGATCGCCTATCGGCCAGTGCGCGGTGGTAACCGCCTAATTGCACTCATTTCGGCCATTGGTATGTCTATTTTCTTGCAAAACTTGGTGCGACTGTCGCAGGGCAGCCGAGACATTGCTATGCCCAGCTTAATTACTGGTGGTTGGACATTTGGCCCAGAAGACGGCTTTAACCTGACGATTTCTTACATGCAGCTGGTTATTTTTGTGGTGACCTTTGTCACCATGATTGCACTAACCACCTTCATTACCCACTCACGCATGGGCCGCGCCTGTCGCGCCTGTTCTGAAGATATCGGCATGGCTAACTTATTGGGTATCGATACCAATAAAGTGATTTCATTAACCTTTGTTATTGGTGCTGCGTTGGCGGCAGTAGCGGGTGTGCTATTAGGCATTTATTACGGGGTAATTAATCCTTACATTGGCTTTATGGCAGGCTTAAAAGCCTTTACTGCAGCGGTGTTAGGCGGTATTGGTTCTATTCCTGGCGCAGTGGTAGGCGGTTTGTTGTTAGGTATAACCGAAGCGATTACCGCCGGTTACTTT
Protein-coding regions in this window:
- the livH gene encoding high-affinity branched-chain amino acid ABC transporter permease LivH, with translation MSEQFFYFFQQLVNGLTIGSTYALIAIGYTMVYGIIGMINFAHGEVYMIGSYVAFIVLAALALMGLDSLPILLFGAFAISIIITSAYGWTIEKIAYRPVRGGNRLIALISAIGMSIFLQNLVRLSQGSRDIAMPSLITGGWTFGPEDGFNLTISYMQLVIFVVTFVTMIALTTFITHSRMGRACRACSEDIGMANLLGIDTNKVISLTFVIGAALAAVAGVLLGIYYGVINPYIGFMAGLKAFTAAVLGGIGSIPGAVVGGLLLGITEAITAGYFSTEYKDVVSFGLLCFVLLFMPTGLLGKPEVEKV